The stretch of DNA TTAAAGTGATGTGTGGACTATGAAGAATGATTGCTTCATAGCCTGAACGACGTGCAGCTGTCATGTGTTGGGTAGCAGATGTGTTCAAGATGTGAAGTACTGCATGTGGAACGTGCACAACACAGTCATGAGCCAGTACAATTGGAGAAGATTTCTCAATCATGATGGCAACGGCGGCCACCGCTCTTAAGCAACCTGGCATGCCAAGAACCACAGGGGTTAGTCGAGAGGAGTAGTACGCAACTGGACGGTAATGAGACCCATGTTTTTGCACGAGAATGCCTGTAGCAAAGCCATCTCGTTCATGTACATGCAGATGGAACGGCTGATGATAGTCCGGCAGCCCCAATGCCGGAGCCAAGGTGAGAGCATGTTTCAGGTCCTGAAAAGCTTTGTTCATGTCCTCAGTCCACTGCACCTTGGGAGGAGCTGATTGCAGTGTGGCGTTTCGCAAAACAGAGTCCATAGCAGCATACTCAAAGATCCAATGTCTGCAATAATTCGCCATCCCCAAGAACGAGAGCATTTGTTTCTTGGTTGTGGGAGGAGGCATGTTAACCAGCAGTTTCAACCTCTCCGGTGACAACAGGCACTgtccatttttcaaaacatgaccCAAGTATGTCACCTCAGACCGACAAAATTGCAGTTTGGCAAGTGATGCTCTATGACCACACTCAGCTAGTCTCTGTAGGAGCAAGATGGAGTCCGTTCGACAAGCTTCCTGTGATGGTGAAGCTATCAGGAGGTCATCTGCATACTGTAGGAGAGTGGAGCCCCCTGGAAAGTGGAGGTCATCCAAGTCCCGTTTCACTGCTGCTGCGTAAACTGTAGGACTCTCGACAAAACCCTGAGGCAAACGCTGCCAGGTGTACTGTTTTCCTTTGAATGTGAATGCAAACAGATACTGGCTATCTGGATGCAACGGGATTGAGAAAAAAGCTGAACTCAAATCAATGACTGTGTAGTGTGTTGAGTTGGAtggtagtgaagctaaaatcgAATTTGTGTCTGGCACAATTGGAGCTGTTGGCACTACAATGCTATTAATAGCTTGCAAATCTTGTACAAAACGCCATTCATCTGGGCGGTTTGCTTTTGGAATGGGTAAAATGGGTGTGTTACATGGGCTTGTTGTTTGAACCAACACACCTTGATCCAGTAAAGACTGAATTACACCTTCAATACCAGCAATTGACTTGTGTGGCAAATTGTATTGCCTGACCATTGGTAGTTTAGCACCAGGTTTGAGTGTGACTTCGTGAGGTGGAGCCGAATTCACAAAACCCACATGGTTTTTATGTTTAGCCCATAAAATAGATGGAACCTCTGAAAGCTCTGATGGAGGCCCATACTGTGTGGGGAGGGGTGGTTGTTGCAAAACAAACCTACTCTGAGGTAGCTGGATGTGCTCAGTTAAAGATAACATGTACAGCTCAAGGCCCAAGTGTGTTATTGTTTGAGTTTGAGGAGTCTGCGCAGCTCCTCTCAATGCCTGGCACTGTGCCACCATGCTTTCAAGCTGTTGTGGGTCACAGCCAGGAGAGACAGCTACAGTGATGTATGGAAATGAATCTTTATCATTAACCAATTTGCGCTGTGCGTCAGATAACCGAATTGGAATTGCACATCCCTGtggaccaacaaacaaacattgttcaCACTCCAACCCCTCTTGtgtattcaaaaacacatcagctaaTTGTTTGTACACCTCTGGGGGGTTAAATGCTGCTGTACAGTGACACTGTAGTACAGGCCTCATGGCAGACATCTGTGTTGCACATGCTGGTGAAATTTGAGCAATTTTTTGAATGCTAGATACTGTGAAACTGGAAGCCATGTTAAAATCAGTCAATGaccaacaatacaaacaatcagCAATagttttcaaaaactgaaatgcatGAGCAGCCTTCACATCAGGTAGGCTTAAAAACAATCCATCAGGTGTGCATTGAATGGTGGCATGTAGCTTGCAAAGTAAATCTCGTCCCATGAGATTAATTGGACTTTTCTCAGAAATCAGGAAAGAATGTTGCACATCTGAACCTTCAACAGTTATTTTAGCTCTCTGTGATAGTGGCTCAACAACAGGAACGCCGGAAACACCCACGGTGGTGACAAAATTAGGTGTTGGTGTACATACATGCTCATCAGCTTTAACAGTGGAAATTGTGGCCCCACTATCTACCATAATGTCAACTCTACTACCATTTACTTCAACAGGCATTATTGGATCTTCTGAAGGATCTTTTGAAAGTCGAATTACAGCTGCTTGAatgggaaatgttttttctgatcCTGCCCCTCTATGGCCTCCCTATGCTTGATTGTAATATTGTCCATGATTCACATTATCAACATGTGGAGGAGGTGgtagtggttgttgttgttgttgtggtaaaGCAAGGGGGGCTGTTTGTTGGAAATTCCTTGTTTGGTGATCCTGGAATGGGTAATTTTGCTTGTTCTGACGACGACCACTTCTACACTCATTAGCCCAATGTCCCGCTTTCCCACATTTGTGACACTTTCCCGGTTTTcgcttgttattgtttttgaaatgctgtTGTCCACCCCCCTGTCGCGCATgctgtaacatttgttttgggaaGGAGGCAGATTTGTCTTCAGCAAAAACTTCACACCTATCTAGCGCCATCATTTTGTTTACCGTTGCTTTCCAGTCTTTGGTTTGCCAATCGGTGACAGACAATTTGTATGCAGCTGCAACATTTGGTTTTAGATTTTGCACAAAGGttgtaacaacaaaatattcatttccTTCTCGTCCTATTCCTGCATTGCTATCCCAAGTACGTGTAAATCTGTTAACAAACTCAGGTACAGTTTCATATGCATCTTGGACACAGTGAATTACTTTATTAAAGTCAGTGCGCTGTCGTGCACATTTtcttattgctgtttttgcttcttcATTTAACCAGTCAATCATGGTTCTATGAGGAGGCCACTGGCCATCCTCTGTCCGAGCAGGGAAAAGAAATTCACCTTTGCACAAATCCCACTCCGTTCTGTATGAGCCAGCAAGTAATTGTTCAACATCAGGTATCAGACAGTTATACACAGAGCATACATATCTTAACCATCCCCAGTATTCATCTGGGTTTGTGGTCGGATTGGGGGCATTTTGTGTCATTCCAACTATCTCAGCAGGAGTCCATGGTTTGCAGACAGCTGTGTTGCCAACCATGATTTTTGGAGCATTTATTGAGGTGGATGTAATGTTTAGAGGGGGCTCTAAAATGTTAGTTTTCGATCTTGTATGTCTTTCcagatgtgaatgtgtcatTCTAGTTGTACCTCGTCTCTGAGTTTTGCTACTTGCAGTGTGGGGTCGTCTCTGTGTCATCTTTGGCCTGACTGCAGGTTCTGTGTCGTCACTATGGTCTGTGTCAGACTCCTCCCCCTTACCTCTGGCTCCTTGTAACTCAAGTTCTACCTCACTTTCTCCTGAGCTGTCCTGAGTGTCTATCTCTGTTTCTTCAGCAACGGCAgctaaatgtcttttcttttcctttcttttctggctttttacctgtttgaatgacaaattagctttcttttctttttctgcagctttcCTAGCTTTTTCTTCGTCGGCtctatctttcttttcctgtttaactctttccctttctctagcAGCCTGactgtctctttccctttctctagcAGCCTGactgtctctttccctttctctagcTGCTATCTGCTCTTCTCTATTTTCTACTTCAGTCTGTAGTCTTTGTCCCTCAACAGCTGCGGCTAGTAAGAGAAATTCATCGTCAGTCTTTGCTTGTTGTGAAATGGTTTGATCAGTCATGTTAGCAGCTGAAAAGGGGTTTGAAGGTGAAAGTTGTGGAAAAATtgaaatcattgttttgtttgtgtgtgactcttGCAAAGGCACTCCAGCTTTGGATATTATGGTCAACAAAGTTTGTGGAGAGGGAGCATCAGTTTGCCGTTTTGCCCAACCGTATATGATAGCTTTGGAAATGGCCTTCACATTCTCACCATGCCtctgtttaattttcatcatttctgtagcTCTGGTTTGCAACTCTGCTTCCAACATAGGCAAGTGACATGCtgtcacacatttaacacagttctccactgctgctctgaaCTCATCAGAAAAACGATCAACtcttttttcatccagactcACTCCACACCTCTGACGAGCAACAGTTaaccacacatttacacaatctTTCATATACGCACTATCCCAAGATGGATTTCCAAAATCTGGGTTAACATTGTACTCAGCAATCTGAAGCTTATCTCTATCAAACGCTCCTTCGTATGGCCATTCGCCGTCTGTCCACTGATTCATAAGGgaagaaaatggaaacacaCAAGTCCATCCTTTCAATCTACCAACAACTCCCGCCGGAGATTGTGGAGAAAACATCGCTCTATATTGtgcatctgtgagtgtgtgggggTTTGCTTCGGGAAGCTTATCAATGGCAGATTGACCTTTTACTTCTGAATTGGTGCGTTTGTTTCCTActgaaacagatttgttctttctcttgtgttttggtgaatgaattaattttgtaGTAGATTGTGTTCTACTCACTGCTTTAGACGTGTTGTTgcccattttaacacatttacattaaaaacatcacacaaacaaac from Thunnus albacares chromosome 18, fThuAlb1.1, whole genome shotgun sequence encodes:
- the LOC122968743 gene encoding uncharacterized protein LOC122968743 isoform X4, with protein sequence MISIFPQLSPSNPFSAANMTDQTISQQAKTDDEFLLLAAAVEGQRLQTEVERERDSQAARERERDSQAARERERVKQEKKDRADEEKARKAAEKEKKANLSFKQVKSQKRKEKKRHLAAVAEETEIDTQDSSGESEVELELQGARGKGEESDTDHSDDTEPAVRPKMTQRRPHTASSKTQRRDLLCKLHATIQCTPDGLFLSLPDVKAAHAFQFLKTIADCLYCWSLTDFNMASSFTVSSIQKIAQISPACATQMSAMRPVLQCHCTAAFNPPEVYKQLADVFLNTQEGLECEQCLFVGPQGCAIPIRLSDAQRKLVNDKDSFPYITVAVSPGCDPQQLESMVAQCQALRGAAQTPQTQTITHLGLELYMLSLTEHIQLPQSRFVLQQPPLPTQYGPPSELSEVPSILWAKHKNHVGFVNSAPPHEVTLKPGAKLPMVRQYNLPHKSIAGIEGVIQSLLDQGVLVQTTSPCNTPILPIPKANRPDEWRFVQDLQAINSIVVPTAPIVPDTNSILASLPSNSTHYTVIDLSSAFFSIPLHPDSQYLFAFTFKGKQYTWQRLPQGFVESPTVYAAAVKRDLDDLHFPGGSTLLQYADDLLIASPSQEACRTDSILLLQRLAECGHRASLAKLQFCRSEVTYLGHVLKNGQCLLSPERLKLLVNMPPPTTKKQMLSFLGMANYCRHWIFEYAAMDSVLRNATLQSAPPKVQWTEDMNKAFQDLKHALTLAPALGLPDYHQPFHLHVHERDGFATGILVQKHGSHYRPVAYYSSRLTPVVLGMPGCLRAVAAVAIMIEKSSPIVLAHDCVVHVPHAVLHILNTSATQHMTAARRSGYEAIILHSPHITLKRSPPLNPATLLPLIDTDDEHDCITTIDLCTSPRPDLLQTPIPNSDLIFYTDGSASRPSDSTHLAGYAVVNDWGVVEAKALPPGTSAQAAELYALTRACILASGKVATIYTDSRYAFGAAHDFGQLWKMRGFVSSSGKPLQHHTLVNDLLDAILRPSQLAIIKCAAHTNGTDPVSRGNAMADTAAKQAALSSPSLVLQCASTQPTNPIPVPSANDVVTMQNHADDRERSLWLRKGCKVDAESGLWLHPDGRPVCPRALLHVLARVTHGPAHVGRGVMNDVIRSQWFAPGITQVSQTLVDSCMICQQTRKKNSTVKHDHLEPPSGPFVNMQIDFVHMPSSQGFKYLLVITDRFSKWVEAFATKKEDARTVVKCLLKEVIPRYGVPQGIDSDRGPAFVSKITQGLSEILGFKWQLHVPYHPQSSGQVERMNATIKDRLTKTVLATGLKWPDALPIVLYSIRSAPSATTGLSPHEVLMGRPMSTGTSPPLTPHKATLLWTDEFMTEYVKRLTEILRKYHLQVADRLPKPSEEPIHSFREGDLVLIKSLEKVSLSPRWKGPYQVLLTTRTALKVEGRAEWIHATSRFGQGTGQVGPNERETGVSLIPGEGERKGFPSHDTVGAMNPVPHGQGRPLQNDPENADQEPDLGHTDKSMSPLGLYNTVSPDKTVRYIDNAAMRESEEKESEKTDGHILPALSRVKRIVNSIVFKCPIDRCKMNDCNIAYPVTFSRGRWRWSTYDKTLFETKQSSSTSTKEDGFHITMHRMC
- the LOC122968743 gene encoding uncharacterized protein LOC122968743 isoform X5, with the protein product MISIFPQLSPSNPFSAANMTDQTISQQAKTDDEFLLLAAAVEGQRLQTEVENREEQIAARERERVKQEKKDRADEEKARKAAEKEKKANLSFKQVKSQKRKEKKRHLAAVAEETEIDTQDSSGESEVELELQGARGKGEESDTDHSDDTEPAVRPKMTQRRPHTASSKTQRRDLLCKLHATIQCTPDGLFLSLPDVKAAHAFQFLKTIADCLYCWSLTDFNMASSFTVSSIQKIAQISPACATQMSAMRPVLQCHCTAAFNPPEVYKQLADVFLNTQEGLECEQCLFVGPQGCAIPIRLSDAQRKLVNDKDSFPYITVAVSPGCDPQQLESMVAQCQALRGAAQTPQTQTITHLGLELYMLSLTEHIQLPQSRFVLQQPPLPTQYGPPSELSEVPSILWAKHKNHVGFVNSAPPHEVTLKPGAKLPMVRQYNLPHKSIAGIEGVIQSLLDQGVLVQTTSPCNTPILPIPKANRPDEWRFVQDLQAINSIVVPTAPIVPDTNSILASLPSNSTHYTVIDLSSAFFSIPLHPDSQYLFAFTFKGKQYTWQRLPQGFVESPTVYAAAVKRDLDDLHFPGGSTLLQYADDLLIASPSQEACRTDSILLLQRLAECGHRASLAKLQFCRSEVTYLGHVLKNGQCLLSPERLKLLVNMPPPTTKKQMLSFLGMANYCRHWIFEYAAMDSVLRNATLQSAPPKVQWTEDMNKAFQDLKHALTLAPALGLPDYHQPFHLHVHERDGFATGILVQKHGSHYRPVAYYSSRLTPVVLGMPGCLRAVAAVAIMIEKSSPIVLAHDCVVHVPHAVLHILNTSATQHMTAARRSGYEAIILHSPHITLKRSPPLNPATLLPLIDTDDEHDCITTIDLCTSPRPDLLQTPIPNSDLIFYTDGSASRPSDSTHLAGYAVVNDWGVVEAKALPPGTSAQAAELYALTRACILASGKVATIYTDSRYAFGAAHDFGQLWKMRGFVSSSGKPLQHHTLVNDLLDAILRPSQLAIIKCAAHTNGTDPVSRGNAMADTAAKQAALSSPSLVLQCASTQPTNPIPVPSANDVVTMQNHADDRERSLWLRKGCKVDAESGLWLHPDGRPVCPRALLHVLARVTHGPAHVGRGVMNDVIRSQWFAPGITQVSQTLVDSCMICQQTRKKNSTVKHDHLEPPSGPFVNMQIDFVHMPSSQGFKYLLVITDRFSKWVEAFATKKEDARTVVKCLLKEVIPRYGVPQGIDSDRGPAFVSKITQGLSEILGFKWQLHVPYHPQSSGQVERMNATIKDRLTKTVLATGLKWPDALPIVLYSIRSAPSATTGLSPHEVLMGRPMSTGTSPPLTPHKATLLWTDEFMTEYVKRLTEILRKYHLQVADRLPKPSEEPIHSFREGDLVLIKSLEKVSLSPRWKGPYQVLLTTRTALKVEGRAEWIHATSRFGQGTGQVGPNERETGVSLIPGEGERKGFPSHDTVGAMNPVPHGQGRPLQNDPENADQEPDLGHTDKSMSPLGLYNTVSPDKTVRYIDNAAMRESEEKESEKTDGHILPALSRVKRIVNSIVFKCPIDRCKMNDCNIAYPVTFSRGRWRWSTYDKTLFETKQSSSTSTKEDGFHITMHRMC
- the LOC122968743 gene encoding uncharacterized protein LOC122968743 isoform X1 is translated as MKDCVNVWLTVARQRCGVSLDEKRVDRFSDEFRAAVENCVKCVTACHLPMLEAELQTRATEMMKIKQRHGENVKAISKAIIYGWAKRQTDAPSPQTLLTIISKAGVPLQESHTNKTMISIFPQLSPSNPFSAANMTDQTISQQAKTDDEFLLLAAAVEGQRLQTEVENREEQIAARERERDSQAARERERDSQAARERERVKQEKKDRADEEKARKAAEKEKKANLSFKQVKSQKRKEKKRHLAAVAEETEIDTQDSSGESEVELELQGARGKGEESDTDHSDDTEPAVRPKMTQRRPHTASSKTQRRDLLCKLHATIQCTPDGLFLSLPDVKAAHAFQFLKTIADCLYCWSLTDFNMASSFTVSSIQKIAQISPACATQMSAMRPVLQCHCTAAFNPPEVYKQLADVFLNTQEGLECEQCLFVGPQGCAIPIRLSDAQRKLVNDKDSFPYITVAVSPGCDPQQLESMVAQCQALRGAAQTPQTQTITHLGLELYMLSLTEHIQLPQSRFVLQQPPLPTQYGPPSELSEVPSILWAKHKNHVGFVNSAPPHEVTLKPGAKLPMVRQYNLPHKSIAGIEGVIQSLLDQGVLVQTTSPCNTPILPIPKANRPDEWRFVQDLQAINSIVVPTAPIVPDTNSILASLPSNSTHYTVIDLSSAFFSIPLHPDSQYLFAFTFKGKQYTWQRLPQGFVESPTVYAAAVKRDLDDLHFPGGSTLLQYADDLLIASPSQEACRTDSILLLQRLAECGHRASLAKLQFCRSEVTYLGHVLKNGQCLLSPERLKLLVNMPPPTTKKQMLSFLGMANYCRHWIFEYAAMDSVLRNATLQSAPPKVQWTEDMNKAFQDLKHALTLAPALGLPDYHQPFHLHVHERDGFATGILVQKHGSHYRPVAYYSSRLTPVVLGMPGCLRAVAAVAIMIEKSSPIVLAHDCVVHVPHAVLHILNTSATQHMTAARRSGYEAIILHSPHITLKRSPPLNPATLLPLIDTDDEHDCITTIDLCTSPRPDLLQTPIPNSDLIFYTDGSASRPSDSTHLAGYAVVNDWGVVEAKALPPGTSAQAAELYALTRACILASGKVATIYTDSRYAFGAAHDFGQLWKMRGFVSSSGKPLQHHTLVNDLLDAILRPSQLAIIKCAAHTNGTDPVSRGNAMADTAAKQAALSSPSLVLQCASTQPTNPIPVPSANDVVTMQNHADDRERSLWLRKGCKVDAESGLWLHPDGRPVCPRALLHVLARVTHGPAHVGRGVMNDVIRSQWFAPGITQVSQTLVDSCMICQQTRKKNSTVKHDHLEPPSGPFVNMQIDFVHMPSSQGFKYLLVITDRFSKWVEAFATKKEDARTVVKCLLKEVIPRYGVPQGIDSDRGPAFVSKITQGLSEILGFKWQLHVPYHPQSSGQVERMNATIKDRLTKTVLATGLKWPDALPIVLYSIRSAPSATTGLSPHEVLMGRPMSTGTSPPLTPHKATLLWTDEFMTEYVKRLTEILRKYHLQVADRLPKPSEEPIHSFREGDLVLIKSLEKVSLSPRWKGPYQVLLTTRTALKVEGRAEWIHATSRFGQGTGQVGPNERETGVSLIPGEGERKGFPSHDTVGAMNPVPHGQGRPLQNDPENADQEPDLGHTDKSMSPLGLYNTVSPDKTVRYIDNAAMRESEEKESEKTDGHILPALSRVKRIVNSIVFKCPIDRCKMNDCNIAYPVTFSRGRWRWSTYDKTLFETKQSSSTSTKEDGFHITMHRMC
- the LOC122968743 gene encoding uncharacterized protein LOC122968743 isoform X2, whose protein sequence is MKDCVNVWLTVARQRCGVSLDEKRVDRFSDEFRAAVENCVKCVTACHLPMLEAELQTRATEMMKIKQRHGENVKAISKAIIYGWAKRQTDAPSPQTLLTIISKAGVPLQESHTNKTMISIFPQLSPSNPFSAANMTDQTISQQAKTDDEFLLLAAAVEGQRLQTEVENREEQIAARERERDSQAARERERDSQAARERERVKQEKKDRADEEKARKAAEKEKKANLSFKQVKSQKRKEKKRHLAAVAEETEIDTQDSSGESEVELELQGARGKGEESDTDHSDDTEPAVRPKMTQRRPHTASSKTQRRDLLCKLHATIQCTPDGLFLSLPDVKAAHAFQFLKTIADCLYCWSLTDFNMASSFTVSSIQKIAQISPACATQMSAMRPVLQCHCTAAFNPPEVYKQLADVFLNTQEGLECEQCLFVGPQGCAIPIRLSDAQRKLVNDKDSFPYITVAVSPGCDPQQLESMVAQCQALRGAAQTPQTQTITHLGLELYMLSLTEHIQLPQSRFVLQQPPLPTQYGPPSELSEVPSILWAKHKNHVGFVNSAPPHEVTLKPGAKLPMVRQYNLPHKSIAGIEGVIQSLLDQGVLVQTTSPCNTPILPIPKANRPDEWRFVQDLQAINSIVVPTAPIVPDTNSILASLPSNSTHYTVIDLSSAFFSIPLHPDSQYLFAFTFKGKQYTWQRLPQGFVESPTVYAAAVKRDLDDLHFPGGSTLLQYADDLLIASPSQEACRTDSILLLQRLAECGHRASLAKLQFCRSEVTYLGHVLKNGQCLLSPERLKLLVNMPPPTTKKQMLSFLGMANYCRHWIFEYAAMDSVLRNATLQSAPPKVQWTEDMNKAFQDLKHALTLAPALGLPDYHQPFHLHVHERDGFATGILVQKHGSHYRPVAYYSSRLTPVVLGMPGCLRAVAAVAIMIEKSSPIVLAHDCVVHVPHAVLHILNTSATQHMTAARRSGYEAIILHSPHITLKRSPPLNPATLLPLIDTDDEHDCITTIDLCTSPRPDLLQTPIPNSDLIFYTDGSASRPSDSTHLAGYAVVNDWGVVEAKALPPGTSAQAAELYALTRACILASGKVATIYTDSRYAFGAAHDFGQLWKMRGFVSSSGKPLQHHTLVNDLLDAILRPSQLAIIKCAAHTNGTDPVSRGNAMADTAAKQAALSSPSLVLQCASTQPTNPIPVPSANDVVTMQNHADDRERSLWLRKGCKVDAESGLWLHPDGRPVCPRALLHVLARVTHGPAHVGRGVMNDVIRSQWFAPGITQVSQTLVDSCMICQQTRKKNSTVKHDHLEPPSGPFVNMQIDFVHMPSSQGFKYLLVITDRFSKWVEAFATKKEDARTVVKCLLKEVIPRYGVPQGIDSDRGPAFVSKITQGLSEILGFKWQLHVPYHPQSSGQVERMNATIKDRLTKTVLATGLKWPDALPIVLYSIRSAPSATTGLSPHEVLMGRPMSTGTSPPLTPHKATLLWTDEFMTEYVKRLTEILRKYHLQVADRLPKPSEEPIHSFREGDLVLIKSLEKVSLSPRWKGPYQVLLTTRTALKVEGRAEWIHATSRFGQGTGQVGPNERETGVSLIPGEGERKGFPSHDTVGAMNPVPHGQGRPLQNDPENADQEPDLGHTDKSMSPLGLYNTLLFLEVDGGGLHMIKHCLRRSRVHPRRRRRMDSTSPCIVCASNLSMVMALYCTQSAWVEDFTL
- the LOC122968743 gene encoding uncharacterized protein LOC122968743 isoform X3; its protein translation is MKDCVNVWLTVARQRCGVSLDEKRVDRFSDEFRAAVENCVKCVTACHLPMLEAELQTRATEMMKIKQRHGENVKAISKAIIYGWAKRQTDAPSPQTLLTIISKAGVPLQESHTNKTMISIFPQLSPSNPFSAANMTDQTISQQAKTDDEFLLLAAAVEGQRLQTEVENREEQIAARERERDSQAARERERDSQAARERERVKQEKKDRADEEKARKAAEKEKKANLSFKQVKSQKRKEKKRHLAAVAEETEIDTQDSSGESEVELELQGARGKGEESDTDHSDDTEPAVRPKMTQRRPHTASSKTQRRDLLCKLHATIQCTPDGLFLSLPDVKAAHAFQFLKTIADCLYCWSLTDFNMASSFTVSSIQKIAQISPACATQMSAMRPVLQCHCTAAFNPPEVYKQLADVFLNTQEGLECEQCLFVGPQGCAIPIRLSDAQRKLVNDKDSFPYITVAVSPGCDPQQLESMVAQCQALRGAAQTPQTQTITHLGLELYMLSLTEHIQLPQSRFVLQQPPLPTQYGPPSELSEVPSILWAKHKNHVGFVNSAPPHEVTLKPGAKLPMVRQYNLPHKSIAGIEGVIQSLLDQGVLVQTTSPCNTPILPIPKANRPDEWRFVQDLQAINSIVVPTAPIVPDTNSILASLPSNSTHYTVIDLSSAFFSIPLHPDSQYLFAFTFKGKQYTWQRLPQGFVESPTVYAAAVKRDLDDLHFPGGSTLLQYADDLLIASPSQEACRTDSILLLQRLAECGHRASLAKLQFCRSEVTYLGHVLKNGQCLLSPERLKLLVNMPPPTTKKQMLSFLGMANYCRHWIFEYAAMDSVLRNATLQSAPPKVQWTEDMNKAFQDLKHALTLAPALGLPDYHQPFHLHVHERDGFATGILVQKHGSHYRPVAYYSSRLTPVVLGMPGCLRAVAAVAIMIEKSSPIVLAHDCVVHVPHAVLHILNTSATQHMTAARRSGYEAIILHSPHITLKRSPPLNPATLLPLIDTDDEHDCITTIDLCTSPRPDLLQTPIPNSDLIFYTDGSASRPSDSTHLAGYAVVNDWGVVEAKALPPGTSAQAAELYALTRACILASGKVATIYTDSRYAFGAAHDFGQLWKMRGFVSSSGKPLQHHTLVNDLLDAILRPSQLAIIKCAAHTNGTDPVSRGNAMADTAAKQAALSSPSLVLQCASTQPTNPIPVPSANDVVTMQNHADDRERSLWLRKGCKVDAESGLWLHPDGRPVCPRALLHVLARVTHGPAHVGRGVMNDVIRSQWFAPGITQVSQTLVDSCMICQQTRKKNSTVKHDHLEPPSGPFVNMQIDFVHMPSSQGFKYLLVITDRFSKWVEAFATKKEDARTVVKCLLKEVIPRYGVPQGIDSDRGPAFVSKITQGLSEILGFKWQLHVPYHPQSSGQVERMNATIKDRLTKTVLATGLKWPDALPIVLYSIRSAPSATTGLSPHEVLMGRPMSTGTSPPLTPHKATLLWTDEFMTEYVKRLTEILRKYHLQVADRLPKPSEEPIHSFREGDLVLIKSLEKVSLSPRWKGPYQVLLTTRTALKVEGRAEWIHATSRFGQGTGQVGPNERETGVSLIPGEGERKGFPSHDTVGAMNPVPHGQGRPLQNDPENADQEPDLGHTDKSMSPLGLYNTMAVVYI